One genomic segment of Choristoneura fumiferana chromosome Z, NRCan_CFum_1, whole genome shotgun sequence includes these proteins:
- the LOC141435893 gene encoding serine/threonine-protein kinase OSR1-like, which produces MLSDLRVRGVEVRRRHRGYFKMEPVPETEDLLKNSHFRNNNMYGDVVSTGAYGVFRQKSFGACDGQNNSLVHTLSSYARAARRLSSGKFGTLFNRKMAASANSSSPWPNSQADYELRDVIGVGATAVVYGAFCTPRQEKCAIKRINLEKWNTSMDELLKEIQAMSSCNHENVVTYYTSFVVNDELWLVLRLLEGGSLLDVIKHKMKVTNCKHGVFDEATIATVLKEVLKGLEYFHSNGQIHRDIKAGNILLGEDGTVQIADFGVSAWLATDRDLSRQPVRHTFVGTPCWMAPEVMEQDHGYDFKADIWSFGITAIEMATGTAPYHKYPPMKVLMLTLQNDPPNIDTGADEKEQYKAYGKTFRKMILDCLQKDPSKRPTATELLKHPFFKKAKDRKYLTQTLVAIGPSMETRVHKASKRQPGASGRLHRTVTGEWVWSEEEEEPEPPESDEDSSLGEDHRPMNELQRADSSGSDNEEEPYKDVKVFDSCPSAKEESPTINLVLRLRNSHRELNDIRFEFVMGKDSAEGIASELIGAGLVDPRDSVPISTNLEKLLDAQNAPVPTTPKAVTFHLNSAGPNEQFDDKTLIGFAQISIID; this is translated from the exons ATGCTGTCGGATCTCAG GGTTCGAGGGGTGGAGGTACGGCGGAGGCACCGGGGCTACTTCAAGATGGAGCCCGTGCCGGAGACAGAGGACCTTCTAAAAAATTCCCACTTTAGAAACAA TAATATGTACGGAGATGTGGTGTCTACAGGCGCGTACGGTGTATTTCGGCAG AAATCATTTGGAGCGTGTGATGGCCAAAACAATTCACTCGTACACACCTTGTCATCGTACGCGCGAGCTGCACGGCGGCTTTCTTCTGGCAAATTTGGCACATTGTTCAACCGCAAAATGGCGGCTAGTGCAAATAGCTCCAGTCCGTGGCCTAATAGTCAGGCTGACTACGAACTGCGGGACGTTATCG GCGTTGGTGCCACAGCAGTCGTATACGGAGCCTTTTGTACGCCGCGGCAAGAGAAATGCGCCATCAAGAGAATCAATTTGGAAAAATGGAATACGTCAATGGATGAACTCCTTAAAGAAATACAG gcTATGTCAAGCTGTAACCATGAAAATGTAGTGACATACTACACTAGTTTTGTTGTGAATGATGAGTTGTGGCTTGTTTTGAGACTGCTTGAAG GAGGCAGTCTTCTGGATGTTATAAAGCACAAGATGAAGGTGACCAATTGTAAGCATGGAGTGTTTGATGAGGCCACTATAGCTACTGTTCTCAAAGAAGTACTGAAGGGATTGGAATATTTTCATAGTAATGGCCAAATTCACAG GGATATAAAGGCTGGTAACATTTTATTAGGTGAGGACGGGACAGTGCAAATAGCCGACTTTGGCGTCTCAGCCTGGCTCGCCACCGACAGAGATCTGTCTAGACAGCCTGTGCGACACACTTTTGTGGGCACACCCTGTTGGATGGCGCCAGAAGTTATGGAGCAA gaTCATGGGTATGATTTTAAAGCTGACATTTGGTCTTTCGGAATAACAGCAATAGAAATGGCAACCGGCACTGCCCCTTACCACAAATATCCTCCGATGAAGGTCCTGATGCTGACCCTTCAGAATGACCCACCAAACATAGATACTG GTGCTGACGAAAAAGAGCAATACAAAGCTTATGGCAAAACCTTCAGGAAAATGATACTGGATTGCCTACAGAAAGACCCGTCTAAACGGCCTACGGCTACGGAATTGCTCAAGCATCCATTCTTCAAGAAGGCCAAAGATAGAAAGTATTTAACCCAAACTTTAGTTGCGATAGGACCTAGCATGGAAACTAGAGTCCATAAG GCCAGTAAAAGGCAGCCGGGCGCCTCGGGGCGGCTGCACCGGACGGTGACTGGAGAGTGGGTGTGGAGCGAAGAAGAGGAGGAGCCGGAGCCGCCGGAGTCCGACGAGGACTCTTCGCTCGGGGAGGACCATCGGCCTATGAACGAGCTGCAGCGGGCCGACTCTAGCGGCAGCGACAACGAAGAG gagCCATATAAGGATGTCAAGGTGTTTGATTCGTGTCCGTCGGCGAAAGAGGAGTCACCTACTATAAATCTCGTCTTAAGGCTAAg AAATTCCCACCGCGAGTTAAACGACATAAGATTCGAGTTCGTCATGGGCAAGGACTCGGCGGAAGGGATCGCTTCGGAGCTGATCGGGGCTGGGCTCGTCGACCCTCGGGACTCTGTGCCTATTTCCACCAATTTGGAGAAGCTGCTCGACGCTCAGAACGCTCCTGTACCCACCACGCCGAAGGCCGTCACATTCCACTTA aactcCGCCGGGCCCAACGAACAATTCGACGACAAAACATTAATAGGGTTTGCGCAAATATCAATAATTGATTAG